The Amycolatopsis jiangsuensis nucleotide sequence CGCGCAGCGCGTTGGCCAGCCGCGCGGCATGCCTGCCGAGGTCGGCATACGTCTCGCGGCGGGCCTCTGAACCGGTCCAGGTGATGACCTCGCTCGCTGCGTGCACCTTCGTTCCGTGCCGCAGCAGCTTCGCCAGCGACAGCTGCCCGTCCTGCATCGTGCTCAACATGGGTGACTCCCGTGGTGCTCGTTCGCCGGTGAACTGGGGTGCCGCCGACTCTAATCCGGATCGGTCGCGGCGGGCACGGTCAACTTCTGGCCACAGCCCGGCCGCCGGCTCACCCACACCGGGTGGTCCCCGTCGGCGCCCTTGATCAACTCCGACCGTGATTCTCGTTGCGGGACAAGAAAATACCTTGTGGTAACTGTACGGAAATAGCTTCCCGTTCGGGTGAGGCAATAGCGGAGCGAATTGGCCGTTCGCACCGTTTGCACAGGTCGTGAGGGGTCCCTTCACTCCGTCGCCGACCGGTGGACGGCGGGTGATAAGTGCGTGTCGGTTGCGCATCCCGCGGGCACGTGGCGTTTACTGGGGCCGTGGTAAGTGACGGCTGGCCAGCGCTTGCGCTTGCAAGCACGCGGTGGAAGCCGTCGGCCGCGGAAGCGGAGACGTGAGAAGAAAGGACACTACGTTGGCTCTGCCCACGTTGACTCCGGAGCAGCGCGCCGAGGCCCTTGCCAAGGCGGCAGAGGCTCGTAAGGCGCGTTCGGAGCTGCTCGCTTCGATCAAGGCCGGCAAGGAGACCATCGAATCGGTGCTCAAGCAGGCCAAGGAGAACAAGACCATCGGCAAGACGAAGGTCACCCAGCTCCTCAAGGCCGTGCCGGGGCTCGGTGCGGTCAAGGTCACCGCCCTGCTCGAGCAGGCCGGGATCGACCCCGACCGGCGGGCCGCCGGCCTGGGCGAG carries:
- the mihF gene encoding integration host factor, actinobacterial type, whose amino-acid sequence is MALPTLTPEQRAEALAKAAEARKARSELLASIKAGKETIESVLKQAKENKTIGKTKVTQLLKAVPGLGAVKVTALLEQAGIDPDRRAAGLGERQREALIAALK